In Flavobacterium gelatinilyticum, a genomic segment contains:
- the prmA gene encoding 50S ribosomal protein L11 methyltransferase: MSNIYLGYHFTIEPKELGSEILVAELGEKAFESFTETENGISAFVKKDLWDENILDDIYILQSEEFKIEYTIEEIDQVNWNEEWEKNFEPIDVDGKCHVRAPFHEKTDAEFDIVIEPKMSFGTGHHETTHMMIQHLLEMDVKGLKTLDMGCGTAILAILAEMKGAEPIDAIDIDNWCYLNSIENAERNNCKHISVYEGDAALLAGKKYDLIIANINRNILLNDMQAYVDSLNPKGIILFSGFYEEDIPFIDASCTEKGLTYVKKLQRNNWVSLKYVN; the protein is encoded by the coding sequence ATGTCAAATATATATTTAGGATATCACTTTACGATTGAGCCAAAAGAACTTGGATCAGAAATTTTAGTTGCTGAACTGGGCGAAAAGGCGTTCGAAAGTTTTACAGAAACAGAAAACGGAATCTCAGCTTTTGTGAAGAAGGATTTATGGGATGAAAATATCCTGGATGATATTTATATTTTACAATCGGAAGAGTTTAAAATTGAATATACAATTGAAGAGATCGATCAGGTAAACTGGAACGAAGAATGGGAAAAAAACTTTGAACCAATTGATGTAGACGGAAAATGCCACGTTCGTGCTCCTTTTCACGAAAAAACCGATGCTGAATTTGACATTGTAATCGAACCTAAAATGAGTTTTGGAACCGGACATCATGAAACCACTCACATGATGATTCAGCATTTACTCGAAATGGATGTAAAAGGTTTAAAAACCCTTGATATGGGATGCGGAACGGCAATTTTGGCAATTTTAGCCGAAATGAAAGGCGCTGAGCCAATCGACGCAATTGATATTGATAACTGGTGCTACCTTAACTCTATCGAAAATGCCGAACGCAATAATTGTAAACATATCAGCGTTTATGAGGGCGATGCTGCTTTGCTGGCAGGCAAAAAATACGATTTGATTATTGCCAATATCAACAGAAATATTTTGTTGAATGATATGCAGGCGTATGTTGACAGTTTAAACCCAAAAGGAATTATACTGTTCAGCGGATTCTATGAAGAAGACATTCCTTTTATCGATGCTTCGTGTACTGAAAAAGGATTAACGTATGTTAAAAAGTTACAAAGAAACAACTGGGTTTCATTAAAATACGTAAATTAG
- a CDS encoding alpha/beta hydrolase, whose amino-acid sequence MKKTFNSFVFSLILLGSIFSFSQTNKDQRYIFFLHNKFVEENDLNVPHPEYGKAEYNEILASFRKDNFIVYSEKRNKNTNAVKYAKKIVKQVQGLLKKGISPEKITVIGTSKGGYIAQYVSTYLADPNVNFVFIGCFRDIDIEEIPDINFCGNILTIYEKSDIYGVSAVRRKETSKLKVNHFKEIELNTNLKHGFLYKALDSWIVLCKKWAEGNYDLK is encoded by the coding sequence ATGAAGAAAACTTTTAATTCTTTTGTTTTTTCCCTTATTCTACTTGGCAGTATTTTCAGTTTCAGCCAGACAAACAAAGACCAGCGTTATATCTTTTTCCTTCACAATAAATTTGTAGAAGAAAACGATTTGAATGTACCTCATCCCGAATATGGTAAAGCCGAATACAATGAAATTTTAGCATCTTTCAGAAAGGATAACTTTATAGTTTACAGCGAAAAAAGAAATAAAAACACGAATGCGGTAAAATATGCAAAAAAGATCGTAAAGCAAGTTCAGGGTTTACTAAAAAAAGGAATTTCACCAGAGAAAATTACGGTAATAGGAACTTCTAAAGGCGGTTATATTGCTCAATATGTCTCGACTTATTTAGCAGATCCAAATGTGAATTTTGTTTTCATCGGTTGTTTTAGAGATATTGATATTGAAGAAATTCCGGATATAAATTTCTGTGGCAACATCCTGACCATTTATGAAAAATCAGATATTTACGGCGTTTCGGCAGTCAGAAGGAAAGAAACTTCTAAACTGAAAGTAAATCATTTTAAAGAAATTGAATTAAATACGAATCTAAAACACGGTTTTCTCTATAAAGCTTTGGACAGCTGGATTGTTCTCTGCAAAAAATGGGCTGAAGGCAATTATGATTTAAAATAA
- a CDS encoding sterol desaturase family protein, translating into MEEYGKILIIAMPVFLALIIFEKIYGIYKKNDTAPLIDSVSSISSGITNSVKDVLGLSVTFLSYEWLVSKIALQHLEPSILSYFIAFFVIDFYGYWSHRFAHQINFFWNKHAIHHSSEEFNLACALRQPIASLINLFTFLLIPAALLGVPASVIAITLPLHLFLQFWYHTKHIKKMGFLEHIIVTPSHHRVHHAVNPEYLDKNHSQIFIFWDKLFGTFQEELDDVPPVFGITRPAGTWNPIKINFQHLSLLIKDAWRAEKWKDKLTIWFKPTGWRPENFEEKYPVHKIENVYEFDKYGTQNSQKLIYWSVTQMLITLLFVSYLFDHIAAIGLPNIFVYGFFIFITIYSSAELMDKSRFAVMWEGFRFLTAVSIIAFYGDWFGLSTVFSFSNYILVSYLVLSFSASIYFVTVDFKTNLTPSIKSPIVQ; encoded by the coding sequence ATGGAAGAGTACGGAAAGATATTAATTATCGCTATGCCGGTTTTTTTAGCGTTAATTATCTTCGAAAAGATTTACGGCATTTATAAAAAGAACGACACTGCTCCGTTAATCGACAGTGTATCGAGCATCAGCTCCGGAATTACCAATTCGGTCAAAGATGTTTTAGGGCTAAGTGTTACTTTTCTTTCTTACGAATGGCTGGTTTCAAAAATTGCTTTGCAGCATCTTGAGCCGAGCATTCTCTCCTACTTTATTGCTTTCTTTGTCATCGATTTTTATGGGTACTGGAGCCATCGATTTGCCCATCAAATCAATTTTTTCTGGAACAAACACGCTATTCATCACAGCAGCGAAGAATTTAATCTTGCCTGTGCACTGCGCCAGCCCATCGCAAGTCTGATTAATTTGTTCACGTTTCTGCTGATTCCGGCAGCTTTGCTTGGTGTTCCGGCTTCGGTAATTGCGATTACCTTACCGCTTCATTTGTTTTTGCAGTTTTGGTATCATACCAAACACATCAAAAAAATGGGGTTTCTTGAACACATTATTGTAACGCCTTCGCATCATCGTGTGCATCATGCTGTTAATCCCGAATATTTAGATAAAAACCATTCGCAGATATTCATTTTCTGGGACAAGCTTTTTGGAACTTTTCAGGAAGAATTAGACGATGTTCCTCCTGTTTTTGGCATTACAAGACCAGCCGGCACCTGGAACCCTATAAAGATTAATTTTCAGCATTTGTCTTTACTTATAAAAGATGCCTGGCGTGCCGAAAAATGGAAAGACAAACTGACAATTTGGTTTAAACCAACGGGATGGCGTCCTGAAAATTTTGAAGAAAAATATCCGGTTCATAAAATAGAAAATGTCTATGAATTTGATAAATACGGCACTCAAAACTCTCAAAAACTTATTTATTGGTCGGTTACACAAATGCTGATTACGCTTTTATTTGTGAGTTATCTTTTTGACCATATTGCCGCAATTGGACTTCCGAATATCTTTGTTTATGGATTTTTTATTTTTATTACTATTTACAGCAGCGCCGAATTAATGGATAAAAGCAGATTTGCCGTTATGTGGGAAGGTTTCAGGTTTTTGACTGCTGTAAGCATTATAGCTTTTTATGGCGATTGGTTTGGTTTAAGTACAGTTTTCTCTTTCAGTAATTATATACTAGTAAGCTATTTGGTTTTATCCTTTTCAGCTTCGATTTATTTTGTAACTGTGGATTTTAAAACCAACCTAACCCCCTCCATAAAATCACCAATTGTACAATGA
- the rlmH gene encoding 23S rRNA (pseudouridine(1915)-N(3))-methyltransferase RlmH, with protein MNIKLIAIGKTDNKSLQTLIDDYTKRLSFYIKFDLEIIPDIKNVKNLSESQQKEKEGELILAKLSPTDQLILLDENGKNFSSVGFSEELQKKMNSGVKTLVFVIGGPYGFSETVYKKAQGKVSLSLMTFSHQMVRLFFIEQLYRGFTILRNEPYHHQ; from the coding sequence ATGAACATCAAACTAATCGCAATAGGCAAAACAGATAATAAATCGCTTCAAACTTTGATTGACGATTATACGAAACGTTTGTCTTTTTATATCAAATTTGATTTGGAAATTATTCCAGATATAAAAAACGTAAAAAACTTATCTGAAAGCCAGCAGAAAGAAAAAGAAGGTGAATTAATTCTTGCTAAACTTTCGCCAACCGATCAGTTGATTTTATTGGATGAAAACGGAAAAAACTTTTCGAGCGTTGGTTTTTCTGAAGAATTACAAAAGAAAATGAATTCTGGTGTAAAAACATTAGTTTTTGTTATTGGCGGACCTTATGGTTTTTCTGAAACCGTTTATAAAAAAGCACAGGGAAAAGTTTCGCTTTCGCTGATGACATTTTCCCATCAAATGGTGCGTTTATTTTTTATTGAACAATTGTATCGCGGATTTACGATTTTAAGGAATGAACCTTATCATCATCAGTAA
- a CDS encoding antibiotic biosynthesis monooxygenase family protein — protein MILEAVFLYVKPELAPQFEADFAKASQYISSIEGYLGHRLEKCLEIENKYLLLVDWNTLEDHTVGFRTSEAYLEWKKILHHYYEPFPIVEHFETVFENKK, from the coding sequence ATGATTCTAGAAGCAGTGTTTCTTTATGTAAAACCAGAATTAGCTCCTCAATTTGAAGCTGATTTTGCAAAAGCAAGTCAATATATTTCTTCTATTGAAGGATATCTGGGACATCGATTAGAGAAATGTCTTGAAATTGAAAACAAATATCTTTTGTTGGTTGATTGGAATACTTTAGAAGATCATACTGTTGGTTTTAGAACTTCTGAAGCCTATTTGGAATGGAAAAAGATTTTACATCATTATTATGAACCATTCCCAATTGTAGAACATTTTGAAACTGTTTTTGAAAATAAAAAATAG
- a CDS encoding BT_3928 family protein, whose protein sequence is MKNIITQFSRLFVGVLFIISGLIKLNDPVGFSYKLAEYFSEPVFNMPFLEPFALSLAIFLVILEVVLGVMLLVGYKASQTIWALLILIVLFTFLTFYSAYFDVVKDCGCFGDALHLTPWNSFTKDIVLLFFILILFFNQKLVKPLFSTSVTNIAVYLSVALSAFMAYWVLNHNPIKDFRPYKVGNNIEKGMEIPEGAPKSVVEMIFIYKVNGVDKEFTEKDLMNIPEGAVFVDRKDKIITEGYVPPIHDFTMTKDDSDYKEELLKEPKLLVFVTYDLAKSNPEGMKKLAKVTADAKAKGYKVIAMTASGTDEIAKAKKDYKLDVDFYFCDATTLKTIERANPSIVVIQKGTIVQKLHYNDLDKLQLSDVAYGI, encoded by the coding sequence ATGAAAAACATCATTACCCAATTCTCCCGATTATTTGTCGGTGTCTTATTTATCATCTCCGGATTAATAAAACTGAACGATCCTGTTGGATTCTCTTATAAACTGGCTGAATATTTCAGCGAGCCTGTTTTCAATATGCCATTTTTAGAGCCATTTGCTTTAAGTTTAGCTATTTTTTTAGTAATCCTGGAAGTAGTTTTGGGTGTCATGCTATTAGTAGGTTATAAAGCCTCCCAGACTATTTGGGCTTTATTAATCCTGATTGTTTTATTTACGTTTCTTACCTTCTACTCTGCTTATTTTGATGTGGTAAAAGACTGCGGTTGTTTTGGAGATGCACTGCATTTAACACCTTGGAATTCATTTACAAAAGATATCGTTTTATTATTCTTTATCCTGATTTTATTCTTCAATCAAAAATTAGTAAAACCTTTATTCTCAACTTCTGTAACTAATATAGCGGTTTATTTAAGCGTTGCTTTATCAGCTTTTATGGCCTACTGGGTTTTAAACCACAATCCTATAAAAGATTTCCGTCCGTATAAGGTTGGAAACAATATCGAAAAAGGAATGGAAATTCCGGAAGGCGCTCCAAAATCTGTAGTAGAAATGATTTTTATTTACAAAGTAAACGGAGTCGATAAAGAATTTACAGAAAAAGATTTGATGAATATTCCTGAAGGCGCTGTATTTGTTGATCGTAAAGACAAAATTATTACAGAAGGCTACGTACCGCCAATTCACGATTTTACGATGACAAAAGACGATTCTGATTACAAAGAAGAATTATTGAAAGAACCAAAATTATTAGTTTTTGTAACTTACGATCTAGCTAAATCTAATCCTGAGGGAATGAAAAAACTGGCGAAGGTTACGGCAGATGCAAAAGCAAAAGGTTATAAAGTTATTGCTATGACAGCTTCTGGAACTGATGAAATTGCAAAAGCTAAAAAAGATTATAAACTGGATGTTGATTTCTATTTCTGCGATGCAACAACTTTAAAAACTATCGAAAGAGCAAATCCAAGTATTGTAGTAATTCAAAAAGGAACTATCGTTCAGAAATTACACTACAATGATCTTGATAAACTGCAATTATCTGATGTTGCTTACGGAATTTAA
- the tpiA gene encoding triose-phosphate isomerase, whose protein sequence is MRKSIVAGNWKMHKNAAQTEELLNELIAKIPAKTNAQVIVAPTFVNLQAAAAKLKNTTIGVSAQNVHQAEGGAFTGEISADMLTSIGVNTVILGHSERRAIFNETDALIANKVDVALHHDMTVIFCFGEELKDRQSGNHFNIVENQLRDGVFHIAKESWSKIVLAYEPVWAIGTGETASPEQAQEMHEFIRETIRKTFGAEIADEVSILYGGSVKPENAKEIFSKPDVDGGLIGGAALKADDFLAIVTAI, encoded by the coding sequence ATGAGAAAATCGATTGTTGCAGGAAACTGGAAAATGCATAAAAATGCAGCTCAGACTGAAGAATTATTAAATGAGTTAATTGCTAAAATTCCAGCAAAAACAAATGCACAAGTTATTGTAGCGCCAACTTTTGTAAACTTACAAGCGGCGGCTGCGAAATTAAAAAATACAACTATCGGCGTTTCTGCTCAAAACGTTCACCAGGCCGAAGGCGGTGCTTTTACAGGAGAAATTTCTGCTGATATGTTAACAAGCATTGGTGTAAATACCGTAATCTTAGGCCACTCTGAGCGCAGAGCTATTTTTAACGAAACTGATGCTTTAATCGCTAATAAAGTTGACGTTGCTTTGCATCATGACATGACTGTAATTTTCTGCTTTGGTGAAGAATTAAAAGACCGTCAGTCTGGAAATCACTTCAACATTGTTGAAAACCAATTACGCGATGGAGTTTTCCATATTGCAAAAGAATCATGGTCTAAAATTGTTTTAGCTTATGAGCCGGTTTGGGCTATTGGAACAGGAGAAACTGCGTCGCCAGAGCAGGCTCAGGAAATGCACGAATTTATTAGAGAAACTATCCGTAAAACTTTTGGAGCTGAAATCGCTGACGAAGTTTCTATTTTATACGGTGGTTCTGTAAAACCGGAAAACGCAAAAGAAATCTTCTCTAAACCAGACGTAGACGGTGGTTTAATTGGAGGTGCTGCTTTAAAAGCTGACGATTTCTTAGCTATTGTTACCGCTATCTAA
- a CDS encoding TlpA family protein disulfide reductase: MKQIALILIAFITFSCSQAQKTSFSKEALSEKLLGTDDSQTAFKNILKKYKGKTLVIEVWASWCGDCVKAMPKLKELQANNPDVSYLFISADKTAEKWKAGIEKHELKGDHYMMNDGMKGLFGKAIDLDWIPRYIIVDKTGKIVLYRAIETDFDKINSTLQSLK; encoded by the coding sequence ATGAAACAAATTGCTTTAATCTTAATAGCATTTATTACTTTTTCATGTTCACAGGCTCAGAAAACAAGTTTTTCTAAAGAAGCTTTATCTGAAAAATTATTAGGAACTGACGATAGTCAGACTGCTTTTAAAAACATCTTAAAAAAATACAAAGGAAAAACACTGGTAATCGAAGTCTGGGCTTCATGGTGTGGTGACTGCGTTAAAGCAATGCCTAAATTAAAGGAATTGCAGGCAAATAATCCTGATGTGTCTTACTTATTTATTTCGGCTGATAAAACAGCTGAAAAATGGAAAGCAGGAATCGAAAAACACGAATTAAAAGGCGATCATTATATGATGAACGACGGAATGAAAGGTCTTTTTGGAAAAGCAATCGACTTAGACTGGATTCCGCGTTACATTATTGTTGACAAAACCGGAAAAATCGTTTTATACCGTGCTATCGAAACTGATTTCGACAAAATAAACTCCACTTTACAATCATTGAAATAA
- a CDS encoding adenosine deaminase yields MTRIITLFCIFITQIGFSQSAESYLEKNRNNEALLTAFFQQMPKGGDLHHHFSGSLYAEPLLERAIAEDFYLNMETMAVSKTKPEKGNWENFSSLKNKGKLEYYQQQVMQTWSIKDYNGSVPSDDQFFDSFMKFEPTIAGHFAEGMLELKKRAIAENVSYIETQLSTIPCDMNVSDLSDFNTKLRQLAEQKDEKAVLKLLDELYKSLQKKEAKKYANDFNTNFLAKLHKDLKIDDEKFTMRYQNFVLRFMEPVDLFKNLVIAFISSSESKLTAGVNIVSPEHGENSMKDYWLHMLMFKYCHSKFPEVKYTLHAGELTLGLVQPEELTWHINDAIYVAGANRIGHGVDIAYEANSYDLLRYMSKNNIPIEINLTSNEFILKVKENRHPFTLYKEFNVPIVISTDDAGILRSNMTEQYVLLAKRYPDVNYETIKKYVYNSINYSFIQDESVKKQLIKDLDSRFKTFEAKFSKN; encoded by the coding sequence AAATCGGCTTTTCTCAATCGGCTGAAAGTTATTTAGAAAAAAACAGAAATAATGAAGCTCTCTTAACAGCTTTTTTTCAACAAATGCCTAAAGGAGGCGATTTACACCATCATTTTTCAGGATCACTTTATGCAGAACCACTTTTAGAAAGAGCCATTGCAGAAGATTTTTATTTGAATATGGAAACTATGGCAGTTTCGAAAACAAAACCTGAAAAAGGAAATTGGGAAAACTTTTCATCTCTTAAAAACAAAGGAAAATTAGAATATTACCAACAGCAAGTTATGCAGACCTGGTCTATAAAAGATTATAATGGCTCTGTTCCGTCTGATGATCAATTCTTTGATTCTTTCATGAAATTTGAACCTACTATTGCAGGTCATTTTGCAGAAGGAATGCTGGAGCTTAAAAAGCGTGCAATTGCCGAAAATGTTTCTTATATCGAAACACAATTATCGACAATTCCGTGCGATATGAATGTTTCCGATTTAAGTGATTTCAATACAAAATTACGTCAATTGGCAGAGCAAAAAGATGAAAAAGCAGTTTTGAAACTTTTAGACGAATTGTATAAATCACTTCAGAAAAAAGAGGCTAAAAAATATGCCAATGATTTTAATACTAATTTCTTAGCGAAACTTCACAAAGACTTAAAAATAGATGACGAAAAATTCACTATGCGTTATCAAAACTTTGTGTTACGTTTTATGGAACCGGTTGATTTATTCAAAAATCTCGTTATTGCTTTTATTTCGTCTAGCGAAAGTAAACTGACTGCCGGCGTAAACATCGTTTCTCCTGAACATGGAGAGAATTCTATGAAAGATTACTGGCTTCATATGTTGATGTTTAAATACTGCCATTCTAAATTTCCAGAAGTAAAATATACACTTCATGCAGGCGAATTAACTTTAGGATTGGTACAGCCGGAGGAATTAACCTGGCATATTAATGACGCTATTTATGTGGCAGGTGCTAACAGAATTGGTCATGGCGTTGATATTGCGTACGAAGCAAATTCGTATGATTTATTACGCTATATGTCTAAAAATAATATTCCGATTGAGATCAATTTAACGAGTAATGAATTCATTTTGAAAGTAAAAGAAAACAGACATCCGTTTACGCTTTATAAAGAATTTAATGTGCCAATTGTAATCAGCACAGACGATGCGGGAATTTTGAGAAGCAATATGACCGAGCAATATGTCTTATTGGCCAAAAGATATCCTGATGTGAATTACGAGACGATCAAAAAGTATGTTTACAACAGCATCAATTACAGTTTTATTCAGGATGAATCTGTTAAGAAACAATTGATTAAAGATCTTGATAGTCGTTTTAAAACTTTTGAAGCTAAGTTTTCTAAAAATTAA
- a CDS encoding DUF1599 domain-containing protein yields MKNTSLEFDNVITICRTLFINKMKDYGSAWRILRLPSLTDQIFIKAQRIRSLQENDVRKVDEDEKGEFIGIINYSIMALIQLELGVVDQPDLDVEKATELYDAKVKLTKDLMEAKNHDYGEAWRDMRVSSLTDLILQKLLRVKQIEDNKGLTLVSEGIDANYQDMINYSVFALILNPIK; encoded by the coding sequence ATGAAGAATACTTCCCTTGAATTTGATAATGTTATTACCATCTGCCGCACTTTGTTTATCAATAAAATGAAAGATTACGGCAGTGCATGGCGAATTTTAAGACTGCCGTCGCTGACGGATCAGATTTTCATAAAAGCACAGCGAATCAGAAGTTTACAGGAAAATGATGTTCGTAAGGTTGACGAAGATGAAAAAGGAGAATTCATCGGGATCATCAATTATTCGATTATGGCTTTGATACAGTTAGAATTAGGCGTTGTTGACCAGCCGGATCTTGACGTTGAAAAAGCAACTGAATTATACGATGCTAAAGTAAAATTGACAAAAGACTTAATGGAAGCTAAAAACCACGATTACGGTGAGGCGTGGCGTGATATGCGTGTGAGCTCTCTGACAGATTTGATTCTGCAGAAGTTATTACGCGTAAAACAAATTGAAGACAACAAAGGCCTGACTTTAGTTTCTGAAGGTATAGATGCCAATTATCAGGATATGATTAATTATTCTGTTTTTGCTTTAATCTTAAATCCTATTAAATAA
- a CDS encoding ATP-dependent Clp protease adaptor ClpS encodes MSTKEKIREKVREKEAAVFNNEIIMYNDDVNTFDHVIDTLMRVCDHTAEQAEQCSLIVHYNGKCTVKTGPLDKLKPQCTQLLEAGLSAEIV; translated from the coding sequence ATGAGTACTAAAGAGAAAATTAGAGAAAAAGTCCGCGAGAAAGAAGCGGCTGTATTCAATAACGAAATCATTATGTATAACGACGATGTAAATACATTTGACCATGTTATTGATACGCTGATGCGCGTTTGCGACCATACAGCCGAACAAGCTGAACAATGTTCCTTAATTGTACATTACAACGGAAAATGCACTGTAAAAACGGGGCCGCTCGACAAATTAAAACCTCAATGTACACAACTTCTGGAAGCTGGTCTAAGCGCGGAAATTGTTTAA
- the folP gene encoding dihydropteroate synthase codes for MTINCKGELIDLSIPKVMGILNVTPNSFFDGGKYKNEDEIISQVDKMLLEGASFIDIGAYSSKPSAEFVSEQEEIDRIVPAIELILKHFPNALLSIDTFRAEVAKASIESGAAIINDITAGELDDKMFEVIAQYNVPYIMMHMRGNPQTMQSLTQYDDIIKEMLFYFSEKVKKARSLGINDLILDPGFGFAKTTDQNYEVMQKMELFNLLELPVLAGISRKSMIYKTLNITPQEALNGTTFLNTIALTKGAKILRVHDVKEAVECVALFGKLNK; via the coding sequence ATGACAATTAACTGCAAAGGCGAACTTATAGATTTATCGATTCCTAAAGTAATGGGGATTTTGAATGTTACGCCAAATTCTTTCTTTGACGGAGGGAAATATAAAAACGAAGACGAAATTATTTCGCAAGTAGATAAAATGCTTTTAGAAGGCGCATCCTTCATCGATATTGGTGCATATTCCAGTAAACCAAGTGCCGAATTCGTTTCGGAACAAGAAGAAATCGACCGAATTGTTCCTGCTATAGAATTGATTTTAAAACATTTTCCTAACGCATTATTGTCGATTGATACTTTTAGAGCTGAGGTTGCAAAAGCGAGTATAGAAAGCGGTGCAGCGATTATAAATGATATTACGGCGGGAGAATTAGATGATAAAATGTTTGAGGTTATTGCGCAATATAACGTTCCGTACATTATGATGCACATGCGCGGTAATCCGCAGACGATGCAGAGTTTAACGCAATACGATGATATTATAAAAGAAATGCTTTTTTATTTTTCTGAAAAAGTAAAAAAAGCAAGAAGCCTCGGAATCAACGATTTGATTTTAGATCCGGGCTTTGGTTTTGCCAAAACAACCGATCAGAATTACGAAGTGATGCAGAAAATGGAACTTTTTAATCTTTTAGAATTGCCCGTTTTAGCAGGAATTTCAAGAAAATCAATGATTTATAAAACACTTAATATAACACCGCAAGAAGCTTTAAACGGAACTACTTTTCTCAATACAATTGCTTTGACAAAAGGAGCAAAGATTCTTCGTGTTCATGATGTGAAAGAAGCTGTGGAATGTGTAGCTTTGTTTGGTAAGCTGAATAAATAG
- a CDS encoding WG repeat-containing protein translates to MRNILFFVLLFLSFNLKGQTKFEPLRKQLIENKTYEYVYKFENNHAVFRTFKGKMGLIDSVGNVIIKPTYEYIDNKRDLKNIFEAGIIINKKHKRGFIDLQGKVKIPFEYEDVFYMGNNLVHISNSSKSGVVDTENKTILPAKYDHIMNDDGILFVQTGNSLDLYDSSGKQITNFKAADIDYFKFKKSIVKLQNKNTFIIDPLGNIVLNSVKDHQFERVIAPDTYIIINTITKKKGIINSSGQYEIECKYDDISPSNSIYIVKNNEKYGFADKKDSVLKPLIYDGLYRAFHKRDSISFRNQYNVSKGDLRGIINPFLEKDVIPVSYKHVEQFSNYYITTNSENKNGLFATEGQVIIPEEYDFYNAAQNKIFAVKDSKNYLLTVENKSFSEIEIPTGQFVLKKTFSFGGFSKSNYQIFKDKNKFGIFSNQNKIVIPAEYDAITEIYGTGEFIVKKNNKYGVVNSDNKILLELKYDSFQIIKESVRFKIKNQKIPKHYPVKLPFLPE, encoded by the coding sequence ATGAGAAATATCTTATTTTTTGTTTTGTTGTTTTTATCTTTTAATTTAAAAGGCCAGACTAAATTTGAACCTCTCCGAAAACAGTTAATCGAAAATAAAACCTATGAATATGTTTATAAGTTTGAAAACAATCATGCGGTTTTTAGAACCTTTAAAGGAAAAATGGGATTAATTGATTCTGTTGGAAATGTGATTATTAAACCCACTTACGAGTATATAGATAATAAAAGAGATCTTAAAAACATTTTTGAAGCTGGCATCATAATAAACAAAAAACATAAAAGAGGATTTATTGATTTACAAGGCAAAGTAAAAATTCCTTTTGAGTACGAAGATGTTTTTTATATGGGAAATAATCTTGTTCATATTTCAAATAGCAGTAAAAGCGGGGTTGTAGATACCGAAAACAAAACCATTCTGCCTGCTAAGTATGATCATATTATGAATGATGATGGCATTTTATTTGTACAAACCGGAAATTCTCTTGATTTGTATGATTCGTCAGGCAAACAAATCACGAATTTTAAAGCCGCAGATATAGATTATTTTAAATTTAAAAAATCTATTGTCAAGCTTCAAAACAAAAACACTTTTATAATTGATCCTCTGGGAAATATCGTTTTAAATTCAGTTAAAGACCATCAGTTCGAAAGAGTAATTGCACCGGATACTTATATCATTATCAATACCATTACAAAGAAAAAAGGAATTATAAATTCTTCCGGACAATACGAAATCGAATGTAAATACGATGACATCTCGCCTTCTAATTCAATTTATATTGTCAAAAATAATGAAAAATACGGTTTTGCAGATAAAAAGGATTCAGTTCTGAAACCCTTAATTTATGATGGCCTATACAGAGCTTTTCATAAAAGAGACAGTATTTCATTTAGAAACCAATATAATGTCTCTAAGGGAGATCTGAGAGGTATTATAAATCCATTTTTGGAGAAGGATGTAATTCCGGTTTCGTACAAACACGTCGAACAGTTTTCGAATTATTACATTACTACAAACTCAGAAAATAAAAACGGATTGTTTGCTACAGAAGGTCAGGTTATAATTCCGGAAGAGTATGACTTTTACAATGCTGCCCAAAATAAAATTTTCGCGGTAAAAGATTCAAAGAATTACCTTCTTACTGTCGAGAATAAAAGCTTTAGTGAAATAGAAATTCCAACCGGCCAATTTGTTTTAAAGAAAACATTCTCTTTCGGTGGTTTTTCAAAAAGTAATTATCAAATTTTTAAGGACAAAAATAAATTTGGCATTTTTAGTAATCAAAACAAAATTGTGATTCCAGCAGAATACGATGCAATCACAGAAATTTATGGTACAGGAGAATTTATTGTAAAGAAAAACAATAAGTACGGCGTTGTAAATTCAGACAATAAGATACTGCTGGAATTAAAATACGATTCATTTCAAATCATAAAAGAATCCGTGCGATTTAAAATAAAAAACCAGAAAATACCAAAGCATTATCCTGTAAAATTGCCATTTTTACCGGAATAA